In Carboxydocella sporoproducens DSM 16521, a genomic segment contains:
- a CDS encoding PRC-barrel domain-containing protein — MEKNLCRGRHLTGLPVYNPQGEMLGRVRQLAVDEEGQLRALATAEDNWYTWEQLLDLREDGLVVAGEALPDCMVACPNWLEQPLYDRQKQEIGLVGDLVLDKSSGKLAGIELARSIFDDLWQGRTEIPWQQLTWENGQLIWLESEKAGQTMNEA, encoded by the coding sequence ATGGAGAAAAATCTGTGCCGGGGCCGGCATTTGACAGGTTTGCCAGTATACAACCCGCAGGGGGAGATGCTGGGTCGAGTGCGTCAGCTGGCGGTGGATGAAGAGGGCCAGCTGCGGGCCCTGGCCACTGCTGAAGATAACTGGTACACCTGGGAACAGTTGCTGGATTTGCGGGAGGATGGACTGGTGGTGGCCGGGGAAGCGCTGCCGGACTGTATGGTAGCCTGTCCGAACTGGCTGGAGCAACCTTTGTATGATCGGCAAAAACAGGAAATAGGCCTGGTGGGGGATTTGGTGCTGGATAAAAGTAGCGGCAAACTGGCAGGGATAGAGCTGGCTCGCTCCATTTTTGATGATTTATGGCAGGGAAGAACTGAAATACCATGGCAACAATTAACCTGGGAAAATGGCCAGCTCATATGGTTAGAAAGTGAAAAAGCGGGTCAAACTATGAATGAAGCCTGA
- the mnmA gene encoding tRNA 2-thiouridine(34) synthase MnmA, producing the protein MKPTVAVGMSGGVDSSVAAALLKEQGYNVIGITLQISPREIEDEDYGGCCSLSSINDARRVCDKLGIPFYVLNFRELFAEKVIDYFCQSYLRGETPNPCIACNKEIKFEAFLRKARALGADYIATGHYARREYDEQRGRWLLRKGVDQRKDQSYVLYTFTQEQLAHTLFPLGEMVKEQTRELARKLELPVANKPESQEICFVPDDDYGAFLEEKLGEQIKPGPFLDRQGRVLGQHKGIVHYTIGQRKGLGIALGKPMFVVDIDPERNAVILGEAEEVYAGELLADELNLIALPVLEQPLAVEAKIRYAARPAAAIVQPLGEKAGNGDRVLVRFQEPQRAITPGQAVVFYQGEYVVGGGVIKKL; encoded by the coding sequence GTGAAACCCACAGTGGCGGTTGGCATGAGCGGAGGCGTGGACAGTTCGGTAGCGGCCGCTCTTTTAAAAGAGCAAGGATATAATGTTATCGGCATAACCCTGCAAATCTCCCCGCGGGAAATTGAAGATGAGGATTACGGGGGCTGTTGCTCTCTTTCCTCCATCAATGATGCCCGCCGGGTTTGTGACAAACTGGGGATACCCTTTTATGTCCTCAACTTTCGGGAATTGTTTGCTGAAAAGGTAATCGATTATTTCTGTCAGTCCTATTTGCGGGGGGAAACCCCCAATCCCTGTATTGCCTGTAACAAGGAAATCAAATTCGAAGCCTTCCTGCGCAAGGCCCGGGCTCTGGGAGCTGACTATATCGCGACCGGCCATTATGCCCGCCGGGAATATGATGAACAGAGGGGGCGCTGGCTGTTGCGCAAAGGGGTGGATCAGCGCAAGGACCAGTCCTATGTGCTGTACACCTTTACCCAGGAGCAGCTGGCCCATACCCTCTTTCCCCTGGGGGAAATGGTGAAGGAACAAACCCGGGAACTGGCCAGAAAGCTGGAATTGCCGGTGGCCAACAAGCCGGAAAGCCAGGAAATCTGTTTTGTGCCAGATGATGATTATGGCGCTTTTCTTGAGGAAAAGCTGGGTGAGCAAATCAAGCCTGGACCTTTCCTGGACCGCCAGGGCCGGGTGCTGGGACAACACAAAGGAATTGTCCATTATACCATTGGACAGCGGAAAGGGCTGGGCATTGCCCTGGGTAAGCCCATGTTTGTGGTGGATATCGATCCGGAACGGAATGCAGTGATTCTGGGGGAAGCGGAGGAAGTTTATGCCGGCGAGCTGTTAGCGGATGAACTGAATCTGATTGCCCTGCCCGTGCTGGAACAGCCCCTGGCGGTGGAGGCTAAAATTCGCTATGCCGCCCGGCCGGCAGCGGCTATCGTCCAGCCACTGGGGGAAAAAGCAGGCAATGGCGACCGGGTGCTGGTGAGATTTCAGGAGCCCCAGCGTGCCATCACTCCCGGTCAGGCGGTGGTGTTCTACCAGGGTGAGTATGTGGTCGGCGGCGGGGTGATTAAAAAACTATGA
- a CDS encoding amino acid ABC transporter permease, producing the protein MTTSGWAPFLDLNNLTFLAAGLRWTLGLAALSIAFSLFFGVLLALMRISGWKFLSGPAYLYIHALRNSPLLLIIFFTYFALPRMGISLSPFWAGVVALTIFTSALVAEIFRGGIQAVPKGQWEAARSQGFTWAQTMAYIILPQAFKKIIPPLVSQFTSLIKDTSYCFIISVPELFSQGQVFFSRYNNPMQTLLVEAVIYFVICYALTSYSRRLERKLAYGH; encoded by the coding sequence ATGACTACAAGTGGCTGGGCTCCCTTTCTGGATTTAAATAACCTGACCTTTCTGGCGGCTGGTTTGCGCTGGACCCTGGGGTTAGCCGCCCTGAGCATAGCCTTCAGTCTGTTTTTCGGTGTGCTGCTGGCTCTGATGCGCATTTCGGGCTGGAAGTTCCTGAGCGGGCCGGCCTATCTCTATATCCATGCCTTGCGCAATAGCCCCTTGTTGCTGATCATCTTTTTTACCTATTTCGCCTTGCCCCGGATGGGGATCAGCCTTTCGCCCTTCTGGGCCGGGGTGGTGGCTTTGACCATCTTTACTTCTGCTCTGGTAGCGGAGATTTTCCGGGGTGGAATTCAGGCGGTGCCTAAAGGGCAATGGGAAGCGGCTCGCTCCCAGGGTTTCACCTGGGCCCAGACTATGGCTTATATTATTTTGCCCCAGGCTTTCAAGAAAATTATACCGCCCCTGGTCAGCCAGTTTACTTCCCTGATCAAGGATACTTCCTATTGTTTCATCATTTCGGTACCGGAGCTGTTCAGCCAGGGCCAGGTTTTCTTCAGCCGTTACAATAACCCGATGCAGACTTTGCTGGTGGAGGCAGTGATCTATTTTGTCATCTGCTATGCCCTGACTTCCTACAGCCGCCGCCTGGAACGCAAGTTGGCCTATGGCCACTGA